DNA sequence from the Oxalobacteraceae sp. CFBP 8761 genome:
CGATCGAGTGAATCGCCGGGTCGGTGTAGGCCACCGTCGGCACGCCCGAGCGGAAGAACTTGTGCTGCGCGTCGGCCGCCACGAAGCCGGATGTGCCCTGGCCGTAGAACTCGATCTTGTTGGCACGCGCGAGAATCTCAAGGGCCTGCTGGACCAGCTCCGGCTTGAGGTTGTTGCGCAGGTCGAGCAGCGTGTTGATCGAGCGGCTGCAGATCTTGTTGATCAGGTCCGACGCCAGATCGTCCTGGTGCGGCGCCTCGTTGGCGCCGGGCAGAGCCAGCGCCAGGCCTTGCGCCAGCTTCAGCTTGAACTCGTGCCAGCCGTCGTAACCGAGCGTGCGGCAAAAGCGCACGACGGTCGGTTCCGACACGCCCGCGTTGCGCGCCAGTGCCGTGATGTTCTGGCTCACGGTGCCGGACGGCGCGGCCAGCACCGCGAGCGCCACCTTGCGCTCCGATTTGGAGAGCGTGTCGAGCTGGGTGCGGATCGAGTCGAGCAGCATGGGTCAGCCTCAGTCTTCGGGCAGCGATTCTTCGCGCCATTGCAAGCCGTCGCGCCCGATCAGGGCGCTGGCCGCAGCCGGGCCCCACGTGCCGGACGTGTACGGGGCGGGGGAGGTATCGTCCTGCTCCCAGTGTTCCAGGATCGGTTCGACCCATTCCCACGCCGCTTCCAGCTCGTCGCCGCGCATGAACAGCGTCAGTTGGCCGCGCAGCACGTCGAGCAGCAGGCGCTCGTACGCTTCCATGCGCGGCGACGTGAACTGCTCGCGGAAATCGAGTTCGAGTTCGGCCTGTTTCAGGCGCATCGAATCGCCCGGCGTCTTGGCCATCAGATTCATCGACAAACCTTCATCGGGCTGCAGGCGAATCACCAGACTGTTGGGCTGGAAGCTCGACGTCGGCTGGTTGAAGATCGAATGCGGGATCGGCTTGAAGCGCACGACGATTTCGGCCAGGCGGTCGGACATGCGCTTGCCGGTGCGCAGATAGAACGGCACGCCGGCCCAGCGCCAGGTGTCGATTTCGGCCTTCATCGCCACGAAGGTCTCGGTGCGCGAACTCTTTGGCGCATCCGGTTCGTCGCGGTAGCCGGGCACCGGCTGGCCGTCGATATAGCCCGAGCGGTACTGGCCGCGCACGATATTGTGGGTCAGCGTCGTCGGCGTGAAGCGTTTCAGCGAGCGCAGTACCTGCAGCTTGGCGTCGCGCACCGCGTCCGGCGCGATCGAGGCCGGCGGCTCCATCGCCACGATGCACAGCAGCTGCAGCAGGTGGTTCTGCAGCATGTCGCGCAGCGCGCCCGAGTTGTCGTAGTAACCCATGCGGTTGCCCACGCCGATCTTCTCGGCGATGGTGATCTGCACGTCCGAAATCCATTCGCGGCGCCACAGCGGCTCGAACAGGATGTTCCCGAAGCGCAGGGCCAGCAGGTTCTGCACGGTCTCCTTGCCCAGGTAATGGTCGATGCGGTAGATCTGCGATTCGGCGAAGACCTTGCCCACGTCCAGGTTGATCTGCTTGGCCGAGGCCAGGTCGCGGCCCAGCGGCTTTTCGAGCACCACGCGCGAATTGGGCGTGGCCAGGCCCGTGGCGGCCAGGTTGTCGCAGATCTTGGCGAAGATCTGCGGCGGCGTGGCCAGGTAGTACACGCGCGTGAGCGACGCATCGGCGCGCAGGGCCGCGACCAGGTCGCCGAAGGTGCTCGCGTCGGTGGCGTTCAGTGCCACATAGGTGATGCGGCCGAGGAATTTGTCCCAGTTGGCACCAGACGGCGCTTCCTTGATGTGCGGCTTCGAGTTGGTCTCGACCATGTGCAGGAATTCTTCCTGCGTGGCGTCGTCGCGCCCGACGCAGATGATGCGGGCACTGGCCGGCAGGTCGCCGGCCACGTCGCGCGCGAACATGGCAGGCAACAGCTTGCGCATCGCAAGGTCGCCACTGCCGCCAAAGAATACGAGGTCGAAATCGGGAATCGCCATAATGGGTCGGATCTGCGTCAGTAAAAGGGTTTTGTAAATTTACTACATAATTTATGTGGTATCAAGAAAATCTACTACGTTCGCGCCCTATGACGACCTATGGTGCCATATTCGCCGCGCGCGCAGCGCAGGCAGGCGTGTCACCCGCGGGGCAGGGATACCTGCCAGGTACTTTGCTGCGTATGCACCTGCTGGCCCAGCCAGTCGGCAAACGCGCGCACGGTCGAGGCCAGATGCCGGTCTTGCGGATAAATCAGTGACAGCGGAACGGGCGGCCCCTGGACTGCCGGCAGGATGCGCACCAGGCGGCCGGCTTTCAGGTGCGGCAGCGCCACGTAGCTGGCGACCCGGATCAGCCCCAGCCCTTCCAGGCCGCAGCCCAGATAGGCGTCGGTGTCATTGACGATGAGCCGCGCGCCGGTCGCAATAGTGCGCTCGGCGCCATCGACCGTGAAGCGCCAGTCGGTCGCGCGGCCGGTGGCGGCTGACTGGTAGCCGATGATGTCATGCCCATCGAGCGCATCGAGCGAGTGCGGCGTGCCGCAGCGTGCCAGGTAATCCGGCGAGGCGCAGGTGATCCAGTCGAAGCTGCCGAGATGACGCGCCACCAGCAGCGCCGATGACGCCGGCGTGCCGGCCCGCACCACGCAATCGACGCCTTCCTGAACCAGTTCGACCGGGCGGTCGCCCAGCGTCAGGGTCAGGTCGATGGCCGGATACCGGGTCTGGAATTCGCGCAGGACCGGCAGCACGACGGCCCGTGCAAACGAGGAGGTCATGTCGATGCGCAGCCGTCCGCGCGGTGCGGTCGTGCCGTCGGACAGCGCTGCCTCGACCCCTTCGATGGCACTCAGGATGCGCTGGCAGTGGTCGTAATACAGGCTGCCGTTGGGCGTGACGTGCAGGGTGCGCGTCGTGCGCTGCAGCAGCCGCACGCCCAGGGACGCCTCGAGTTCCTGGATCGCGCGGCTGATCGTCGAGCGCGGCACTGCCAGGATGTTGGCGGCGCCGGCAAAACTGCGTGCTTCGACGACGCGCGAAAAAATCTGCATTGCCCGTAACTTGTCCATCGTTCCTGCCTCGCTGATCTGCCCCGATCGTCGATTATCCCACCCATCACAATTCTGAAATGCCGGCGGGCGGGCTTACGCGCGGGAGGGCAGGTGACCATACTTCACGCCTTTGATCACGACAGGAGCTCGCATGACGACCCACGACAATGCAAACAATGCCCCGCACACGCTGGTGCTTGGCGCCGGTGAACTCGGCATGGCCATCCTGCGCCATCTGGCGCCGCGCCAGAAGGCTGCGGGGCGCGCGCTGGCCGTTCTGGTCACGCCCGGCTCGATCGACGCGCCAACCGCGCGCCAGCGGCAGGATCACGCCACGCTACGCGCGCTGGATGTGGCACTGGTGCCGTTCGACCTCGCACAGCGCAGCGAAGAAGAACTCGTCGCCTTGCTGCGCCCGTTCGACACCGTCATCAACTGTACCGGCTTCGTCGCCGGCCCGGGCACCCAGCTGCGGCTGACCCGGGCGGTGCTGGCTGCCGGCGTGCGGCGGCATATTCCATGGCAGTTCGGGGTCGATTACGACATTGTCGGCAAGGGCAGTGGCCAGCCCGTATTCGACGAGCAGTTCGACGTGCGCGGCTTGCTGCGCGGGCAGCACCGGACCGAGTGGATCATCATCTCGACCGGCATGTTCACCAGTTTCCTGTTCGAGAAGACGGCCGGCATCGTCGACCTGGATGCCGGCATCGTGCGCGGCCTGGGTAGCTGGGCCACGCAGGTGACGGTCACCACGCCCGATGACATCGGCCGGTGTACCGCCGCGATCCTGTTCGAAATGCCCCGCATCGCGAACCAGGTCGTGTATCTGGCCAGCGACACCGTCTCGTACGGGCAGCTGGCGGACATCGTCGAGCAGGTGACGGAGCGCGCCGTCGAACGTACCTTGCTGACCCGCGAAGCGCTGCAGGCCGGTCTCGCCGCACAGCCAGACGACGCCAAGGCGCGCTACCGCCTCGCCTTCGCGCGCGGTGACGGTCTGGCCTGGAGCAAACAGAATACCTACAACGCGCAGCGTGGTATCCCGACCTCGGACATCCGCACCTGGCTCACGCAGTTGTCGCGCCGCGCAGACAATCAGCCCTCTGGCATCCATGATGAATGACAGCCCGGTCGAATGGGACTATAGTTTCCACAGGTAAATACTGCAGCCGTTCGAGCTGAGGATGAGGGAGGCATGATGGGCTGGATGCAAAGTCTGGGACGGGCGCTGTCGCCGTTCGGTGGGCGGGCCGCGGGCGGTAGTGTGGGCGGCAGCATGCGCGCGCTGGTGGTCAAGGCCCGCGATGGCAGCATCCGCACGGCGATCAATGCCGCGCGCCTGCGCAAGGAAGTCGATCAGGCCCAGGCCCAGGCCGCGCGCCAGCATCAGGCGGCCGGCGCGCTGGCCGCCGCAGCGCGCGAAGTCACCGACCTGTCGGCCGATGTCAATGCCGGTACGCTGCGCATTGCCGACACCGCCCAGCGCAACCTGCACACGGCGCGCGAGTCGATGGATGAACTGACACGCCTCGAAGCGCGCATGCGCACCATCGAGGCGCAGGTGCATGGTTTTTCCGACACCGTCTCGCAGCTGGTCGGACACCTGCACGAGATCGGCGAATTCGGCACCGTCATCGAGAACGTCGCCAACCAGACCAATCTGCTGGCGATCAATGCCGCGATCGAGGCGGCGCGCGCCGGCCCGGCCGGACGCGGGTTCGCCGTGGTGGCGTCCGAAGTGCGGCGCCTGTCGCAGGTGGTCAACACCGAAGCCGTCAAGATCGCGACCGCCAGCAGTGCGATGCGCGGGCTGGTGGCATCGACCTCCAGCGCGACGGCCGATATCCTCGAAGGCGTGAACGTCTCGGCGCGCGAGGCCGGCAGCGCGGCGAGTCACCTGACGACGTTCGTGGCCGATTTTGAGCGCATGACCGCGACCGTGGACCAGATGGCGCTGGCGATGCAGTCGCTCGATGGCGTCAACCAGCAGATCGGGGCGCGTGTCGGCGAAGTGGCGAGCAATGCGTCCGGGGCGGCAGCAACGATGCAGGATGCGTCGCGCCGGGTGGACGAGGTGCGGCTGGCCACCGAGGAGCTGCAAGGCGTGCTGGCGGGTTTCCGCACCGGTGGCACGCCGTTCGACGCGCTGGTCGACGCCACCACCGTGCTGCGCGAAGAGGTGCTGGCCTGTCTGAAGCGGCATGCCGCGGGCGGCGCCAACGTGTTCGACCAGAATTACCAGCCGATCGCGCAGTCCGATCCGCCACGCTTTACAACGTCGTACGACCGCATTGTCGAGCGTGACCTGCAAATGCTGTTCGACCGCGTGCTGACCGATTTGCCGGGCGCCGCCTACGCGCTTGCCGTGGACAACCGCGGCTTCGCGCCGACCCACAACACCAAGTTCTCACGCCCGCCCAACGGGCAGCGCGAGCACGACCTGGTGTATTGCCGCAACAAGCGGATCTTCGACGATCCGGTGGGTATCCGGCTGGCGAAGAACCGCGAGCCGTTCCTGCTGCAGACCTATCTCCGCGATACGGGTGAGGTGATCAACGATCTGTCGATGCCCATCGTAATCGACGGGAAGCACTGGGGTGCGGTGCGGATCGGCTACGATTCGGCCCGCATGATGGGCTGAGGGGGGCCTGCTTCTATCTGCCGGTTCCCGATATAAGCATAGGCAAAATCGATATTGGCAACGTAATTGGAGGTTTGTTAAGCTTCGCGTCCCTTCGGCGGTCGAGGTACCGCCGTCACCGACCAGAAGAAGAGAAGCCCCCATGAGCTGCAAGCACCATCACGCCAACCCGCATCGCGCGGTCCTGATCCTGAGCCTGATCGCGACCCTCGCACCGACCGCCGCGCTGGCCCAGGAGACGCCGCCGCCGGCGCCGGCCGCCCAGGACGTGCAGACGATCGTCGTCACCGGCACCCGTTCACTGAACCGCCGCACGCTCGATTCGGAGTCGCCCGTCGACGTCATCGGCAACAAGGAACTGCTCAGCACCGGCTCGGGCGAGCTGGCCACCGTGCTGTCGCGCCTGCTGCCATCGATGAATTTCCCGCGCCCGAGCGGCGCCGACGCCAGCGATGCAGTGCGTCCGGCGCAGCTGCGCGGCCTGTCGCCCGACCAGACACTGGTGCT
Encoded proteins:
- a CDS encoding SIS domain-containing protein, with product MLLDSIRTQLDTLSKSERKVALAVLAAPSGTVSQNITALARNAGVSEPTVVRFCRTLGYDGWHEFKLKLAQGLALALPGANEAPHQDDLASDLINKICSRSINTLLDLRNNLKPELVQQALEILARANKIEFYGQGTSGFVAADAQHKFFRSGVPTVAYTDPAIHSIAAALLREGDAVVAISQRGNNPALTRSAKLAKAGGAQVIVLAPSGTPLAEMATLLIPIDLVFATDPYTPISARLAYLVVIDVLAVGLALRRGPEFRKKMQNAQKALQEFDMQFDSFIG
- the zwf gene encoding glucose-6-phosphate dehydrogenase; translation: MAIPDFDLVFFGGSGDLAMRKLLPAMFARDVAGDLPASARIICVGRDDATQEEFLHMVETNSKPHIKEAPSGANWDKFLGRITYVALNATDASTFGDLVAALRADASLTRVYYLATPPQIFAKICDNLAATGLATPNSRVVLEKPLGRDLASAKQINLDVGKVFAESQIYRIDHYLGKETVQNLLALRFGNILFEPLWRREWISDVQITIAEKIGVGNRMGYYDNSGALRDMLQNHLLQLLCIVAMEPPASIAPDAVRDAKLQVLRSLKRFTPTTLTHNIVRGQYRSGYIDGQPVPGYRDEPDAPKSSRTETFVAMKAEIDTWRWAGVPFYLRTGKRMSDRLAEIVVRFKPIPHSIFNQPTSSFQPNSLVIRLQPDEGLSMNLMAKTPGDSMRLKQAELELDFREQFTSPRMEAYERLLLDVLRGQLTLFMRGDELEAAWEWVEPILEHWEQDDTSPAPYTSGTWGPAAASALIGRDGLQWREESLPED
- a CDS encoding LysR family transcriptional regulator — translated: MDKLRAMQIFSRVVEARSFAGAANILAVPRSTISRAIQELEASLGVRLLQRTTRTLHVTPNGSLYYDHCQRILSAIEGVEAALSDGTTAPRGRLRIDMTSSFARAVVLPVLREFQTRYPAIDLTLTLGDRPVELVQEGVDCVVRAGTPASSALLVARHLGSFDWITCASPDYLARCGTPHSLDALDGHDIIGYQSAATGRATDWRFTVDGAERTIATGARLIVNDTDAYLGCGLEGLGLIRVASYVALPHLKAGRLVRILPAVQGPPVPLSLIYPQDRHLASTVRAFADWLGQQVHTQQSTWQVSLPRG
- a CDS encoding aromatic alcohol reductase; its protein translation is MTTHDNANNAPHTLVLGAGELGMAILRHLAPRQKAAGRALAVLVTPGSIDAPTARQRQDHATLRALDVALVPFDLAQRSEEELVALLRPFDTVINCTGFVAGPGTQLRLTRAVLAAGVRRHIPWQFGVDYDIVGKGSGQPVFDEQFDVRGLLRGQHRTEWIIISTGMFTSFLFEKTAGIVDLDAGIVRGLGSWATQVTVTTPDDIGRCTAAILFEMPRIANQVVYLASDTVSYGQLADIVEQVTERAVERTLLTREALQAGLAAQPDDAKARYRLAFARGDGLAWSKQNTYNAQRGIPTSDIRTWLTQLSRRADNQPSGIHDE